Below is a window of Pirellulales bacterium DNA.
TTGGCCTTCGCTTGGACCGGCAACTGGCATCTCGGCCTGTTGCCCGTCGGCGACGGCCAGCCCTGGGAAATTGCCCTCGGCGAAGGCGAAGGTGAGACCTGGATCGATGCTGCAGGCGATCATGCCGTCGCCAAGCAAGCCGTGGCAGCGCTGCCGGATGGCGCTCCCCATCGGGCCATCGTCCGGCGGTTCGGGGCGCGCCTCATGCTCGAGGTCGACGGGCGCCGCGCGGTTTCTTGTGCGGTCGACGATAGTCTCCGCGTCCCACGTCTCGCGGGGCAGGGAGAGCTGCACGGCCTGGTGCTCGACGAACCGCTCGGCGAACCGCTGTTCAACGGGCGCGACACGGCCGGCTGGAAGGTCACCTCGGGCCGCATGTGGCGCGTGGCCGACGGCGAGCTGCACGGTGGCGGAGGCTCAAACTACTTGCGCACCGAGGCCGAGTTTGAAAACTTCGTTTTCGCGCTCGAGTACAAACAATCGACCGGCGGCAACTCGGGCGTTGGCATTCGCACGCCCGACGGCGGCTGGCCCTCGGGCGACGGCATGGAGTTGCAGCTTTACGACGAGCCGCTCAGCACGCCGCTCAACAAGCATTCGACCGCGGCGATCTACGGCAACATGGAGCCGCTGGCCCGTGCCGATCGCCCCGACGTCTGGAATCGCGTGGTCGTGCGGGCCCAAGGACGCTTGATCAGCATGTGGGTCAACGGGCGGCTCGTGCAACACGCCGACACGCGGCTTTGCCCCGAGCTGAAGTATCGCCGGCTGCGCGGCTGGGTCGGCGTGCAGAATCACCAGGACCCCTCGCGGATGCGCAACATCCTGCTGCGGCAGTTGCCCGACGGCGAGGGGCCGGACGACTGGCGCAGGGCGCGGCCCGAGCCGGCGTCGCGCCGTGCGCTCGAACCCTGGATGAACAGCCAGCGTCTGGCGGAGCAGGGCGTTGCCGTAGGGTCGTCGCGCGCGATTCAGGCGGCGGCCGGCGAATCGCAAGCCGTCGAACTGGCCGGCCCCGGCGCGATCACGGCGCTCTGCGGCGCCGCGACCGAAGGGCGCGTCGTGATCGAGATCGACGGCGCGGCGGCGATCGATTGTGCCCTGAGCGAGCTGTCGGAGCGCGTGCACGCCATCGCCGCGGCGCCGGCACAACTGGCCTGTTATGTGCCGTTTCGCCGCGCGGCCCGTTGCACCTTTACGGCGCTGGGCACTCCGTTGAATCTGCGGCTCGATCATGTCGCCGCACCGGAGAACACGGTGCCCGAATCGTGGGGCGACGGCGCCGCTTGCGAGCGCGGGCTGCATTCGGCCTTGGCTTATCGCCGGCAACAACTCGAGTCGGGCCGGCATCGCGAGGGCGACGAGGTGCAAGTGGTCGAGATGAAGCAGGAGAGCCTCGAGCCGGGCGCGCAATTATCGGTTGAGTTTCAAGAGCAGTCGGGCGTCGTGGTGCGCACGACTCTCGGCGCGCCGCTCCAGTTCCTGCGCGACGATGCCCTGTGGGCGGAAGTCTATGTCGACGGGGAAAGCACCCCGGCGCTAGCCGCGCCGGCGCGGTGGCTGTTCCCCGGTGCCACGACCAGCAAGTACGTCAACTTCGTCGTCACCGAAGACCAGGGGCTCGTCAGCCTGTTGGGGATGCCTTTTGCCACCGGGCTGCGATTGGTGATTACCAACCGGGGCGACGAGGCCGTGCGCAACGTGCGCTTGCATCTGGCGGCCGACGGCGAGTCTTGGCGCACCGCGCCGGCCATCGAGCCGGGCCTGCGGCTGCGCGGCGTTTTCCATCGGCATGACGACGCGGCCCCTCTGGCGCTCGCCGGGCGCGGATGCCTGGTCGGTCTGATCGCCGAGCCGCTGCCCGACGCCGGCGGACCGCCGCGAGTCGCGCAGATGCGCGTCGACGGCCAGCCGGCGGTCGACGGCGAGCTCGACTCGCTGGCGTTCTGGGGGCTCGCCGCGGCCGAGGGCGATCAGCTTGGCCCCTTCGCCGGTCGCGCCGGGCCAATGATCTGGCGCTGGTTTCTGCCCGCGCCGCCGGCCTTCGAACGCGAATTCACGCTCGATTGGTGCGCCGACGCCGGCCCTTGCGATTGCTTGCTGCTCTATTACGGAAGGCCCTGAATGCGGGTTGGCTGAGGCACGGCGCCTCTGGGGCGCAATCGCTCCGCGCTACTCGGCCCGGAGGGCCTCGACGGGGTCCATGCGTGCAGCGCGACGAGCCGGATACAAGCCGAACCCGACGCCGACGACCACCGCGACGACAAACGCCACGGCGGGCGCCCAGACGACGCTCTTGGTTTCCATGCCGGTGATCTGGCTGATCACCGGCGGCGCGAGCAGCCCCAGCCCGACGCCCAGCAGCCCGCCTATCGTCGACAGGGCGGCCGTTTCGACGAGGAACTGTTGAATGATGTCGCGCTGCTTGGCACCCAGCGCGCGGCGGATGCCGATCTCGCGCGTCCGCTCGGTGACCGTGGCCAGCATGATGTTCATGATCCCGATCCCACCGACCAGTAGCGAAATGCCCGCGATCGAGCCCAAGACGACGTTGAACAAGCGCTTCGTCCGGGCAGCCTGCTCGAGCAGATCGAGCGGCAGCACCAGCGCGAAGTCTTGCTTCGGGTGGTGCGGTTCGAGCAGGCAGGCCAGCGACGCGGCCGTCGGCCGCACGTCGTCGACCGCGCGGCATTCGACGGTAATCTGCGTCAGTTCAATCCGCTCGAAGCTGAAGCTGCCCGCTTTGCTGTAGCTGATCATCTCGCCGAACCGCACCCGGTCCGTCGACAAGGGAATGTACACGTCGCGGTTGAAGTCTTGCGCGCTCAGGCTGCTGCCCACGCCGGCCGACGGGGCACGGTGTGCCGTCACACCGACGACTCGGTAGTAGTGACTTGCTCCCGCGCGCAGCGACTTGCCCAGGGGGGACTCAAAGGGAAACAGTTTCTCGGCCAATTCGGCGCCGATCGCACAGACGTTGAGCAGCCGCTCGTCGTCCAGCGGCTCGAGAAACCGGCCTTGCGCCATCTGCAGACCGTTCATCGCCAGATACTCGGGCGTGGCCCCGACGATGCGGCCATCGAGCGAACGCTCGTGGTAACGCACCTCCTGGCGGAACTCGCGCAGCGGCGTGACCGAGACGACGCTGGGGAGCGTATGCCGCACGCGCTCCAGATCGGTATAGGTCAACCCGTATTCGGCCACGGCCTCGCGCTGCTCGTTCGATTGCTGCTTTTCTTCGGCCGGCTTGGTGCTGCGGAGGATGATGTTGCGGGCACCGAGGTCGGCCAATTGTCGCTGGGCCTCTTCGCTGGCGCCTTCGGCGACGGCCAGCATGGCGACGACGCTGGCGACGCCAAAGATCAGGCCCGTCACGGTCAGGGCGCTGCGCAGCTTGTGCAGCGCCAGGTTGCGCAAGGCCAAGGCCAGCGTATGTTGCATCCGGCCGAAGGAATCGACGTTCATAAGAACCTCGCCGCGCCCGGTAGTGGGGCGCCGGCGCGACGACTCAGGAACCGGTGGCCGCGGCTGAGTTGGTTTGCGCGGTCGCGGGCGGCGCTGCTGCGTTTACCGGCGACTCTTCAACTTCGCCCAGGTCGGCGATCAGGCGGTTACGAGCATCGAGCGCCAGTTCTTCGTCCGGCGCCAGTCCGGCGACGATTTCGACCTGCCGTTCGTTGGCGTCGCCGATCGAGACCTGGCGGCGCTCCAACCGGCCGTTGACGAGCACGTACGCATAATGTTGGCGCTGCCGTTCCGTGACGGCCTGCACGGGCGCGAGCACGACATCGGAGAGCTGGTTGACGAGGATTTCGACCTCGGCCGTCATACCTGGCTTCAGCGCGGCATCGGGCATTTTGTCGATCGTGACGATCGTCGTGTATTCCTTCACGCCGCCGCTCATCCAGGAGTGAGTCGAGTCGGCCAGGGGCGATACCTGCTTGACCGTGCCTTCGAGCACCAGCTCGGAAAAAGCATCGACGCGAATCGCGGCTTTCTGGCCCGGTTTGACTCGTTTCACCTGCGATTCGTGCACGTTGACCTTGACTTGCATTTGGCTCATGTCGGGCAGGCTGAACAGCTTTTGCCGCGCGTGAACCATGGCGCCTTCGCGGATCTGGCGATCGGAAGACCACCATTCTTCATTGGCATAGGCGACGACGCCGCCCTGCTTGGCCACGATTTCGCAATGGGCCAATTGCTGGCGCAATTCTTCGAGCGTGCGCTGGCGCATGGTCAATGCGGCCCGGGCCGACTCAAGATCGCTGCGCAGCTTGGCCAGCTTCGCCTCGCCCGTCGCCTTGGCACGTGCGAGCGCACGGGTCGCTTCCTTGGCCTTGGCGTCCAGCTCGGCCATTTTCCGCACGTGCTCGTATTCCTCGATCACCTTGAGCTTTTCGGTGTCGCGATCGAGAAAGAACTCGGCGCGGCGCAGGTCCTCTTCTTTCTGGCGCTGCTGTTCGGGCACGCGGTAGCCTTTTTTGACCAGGCTCTTGAGGTTGCCTAGCTCGTCCTTGAGCTTTTCCAGCTCGAACCGCATCTGCGCGATCTTGCCGTTCTGGTCGTTGAGTTCGACGAGCCGGTCGCCTTTGTCGAATTTTTGCAGGTCGAGTTCCGCCAGCGTCAGCTCGAGTTCCGCCTTGGCCACTTCGCTTTCGCCGGCGTTCCGCTGAACTTCGATCTCCTGCTCCGTGGCCAGGACTTTGGCATTCGCCTCGTTGACGTGAATCTCGCCCTCGGCGATTTGCTTGTTGATGCGCTCAGTATCGATCCGCACGACGGTGTCGCCCGCTTTGACGACGGTGCCCTCGGGTACGATGAACACGATCTTGTTTTCCCAGCCCTCAACCTCGCACACGCCGTCGACGGTGACGGTGCTTTCCAGGTTGCCACGTTCGACGACGGTCACCTTGAGCGTTCCGCGCACGGCGCGGCCCAACAGCGGCATTTCGATCGCCACGGCCGTCCACCAGTCGTAGCCGACCTTGCCCGCGCCGGCGGTAACCGCCAGCAGCACGGTGGCGACGACGGCGCGGCTAAGGAAGCGCCGGACCCGCCGCGGGCGCGTCGCCGGCGGGTTGTCCGGCGGGCTCAGTGGCCGGGACGCCGGAGTGCGGGGCGGGGAGAGACTCGCTGGCGCGGCGGGGCTGTTGCTGAGGATCGTTTCCGCCGCGAGGCTCGACGGTTCCCCGGATGCCGGGAGCAATGGGCTCGGTGTCGGGGACGGCAATGACCCCGGGCTCTGTGCCTGGACGCCGGCCGGACTCGAATCGGTCGTCGCCATTCGTCCACCTCCCCTCCGCGTCGATCTGCATCCAATCCAGGTCGCGAAACAGGCTCATCCGGGTCGTTTCGTAATTGACCCACCCGGACACTAGCCCGTTGGTCGCGGCCAGCAAGTTGGTATACGCGTTCAGCAGGAACAACGTCACGCTCGAGTCGGTTTGCTGACCTCCGGATCGCAGCGTGATTTGTGCTTCGTCCACCTGGCGGGCCGCTGCCACCAGCGTCTGCCGGGCAATTTCAAATTGGAAGCGATTTACCTCGAGATTGCGCAATTCGGAACGAATGCTGAAAGCGACTTGATCCTCGGCCAGCATATATTGCCGGCGAAGCTGCTGGTACAAAATCTGCGCCGCGCGGTACGTGTTGCGTTCGGCCAGGCGCGTTAGCGGCGCGTCGAACCGGACCCCCAAACGATACTGGTTAGCCGTCGAACGAAATTTCAACGGGTTGGATGTGCCCGGCGGCGTCAGCAGGTTGGCAGAGCCGGATACTTCCAGGCCCGCCAGCAACGCGTTCCCTGCGACTTCCACCTTGCGATAGGCGTCGACCACCAAGGCCCGCTGGTTCATCAAGTCCAGCCGGTTGCCCCGGGCCAAGTCGACGCCTGCGTCCGCCCCGAGTCCGAATTCCGGAAGCTGGATCAAGTATACACGGACCTGACTTTGAATCACAAAAGCGTCGGTCACCTGGGTGCGAAACTCGCGGCCCGTCAGTTCCCGGATCGCCATCCAGGCTGCCTGGCGGCCGTCGTCGGTCGCGCAGGCCGCGGTGAGGCCGGCC
It encodes the following:
- a CDS encoding efflux RND transporter periplasmic adaptor subunit gives rise to the protein MLLAVTAGAGKVGYDWWTAVAIEMPLLGRAVRGTLKVTVVERGNLESTVTVDGVCEVEGWENKIVFIVPEGTVVKAGDTVVRIDTERINKQIAEGEIHVNEANAKVLATEQEIEVQRNAGESEVAKAELELTLAELDLQKFDKGDRLVELNDQNGKIAQMRFELEKLKDELGNLKSLVKKGYRVPEQQRQKEEDLRRAEFFLDRDTEKLKVIEEYEHVRKMAELDAKAKEATRALARAKATGEAKLAKLRSDLESARAALTMRQRTLEELRQQLAHCEIVAKQGGVVAYANEEWWSSDRQIREGAMVHARQKLFSLPDMSQMQVKVNVHESQVKRVKPGQKAAIRVDAFSELVLEGTVKQVSPLADSTHSWMSGGVKEYTTIVTIDKMPDAALKPGMTAEVEILVNQLSDVVLAPVQAVTERQRQHYAYVLVNGRLERRQVSIGDANERQVEIVAGLAPDEELALDARNRLIADLGEVEESPVNAAAPPATAQTNSAAATGS
- a CDS encoding ABC transporter permease, with the protein product MNVDSFGRMQHTLALALRNLALHKLRSALTVTGLIFGVASVVAMLAVAEGASEEAQRQLADLGARNIILRSTKPAEEKQQSNEQREAVAEYGLTYTDLERVRHTLPSVVSVTPLREFRQEVRYHERSLDGRIVGATPEYLAMNGLQMAQGRFLEPLDDERLLNVCAIGAELAEKLFPFESPLGKSLRAGASHYYRVVGVTAHRAPSAGVGSSLSAQDFNRDVYIPLSTDRVRFGEMISYSKAGSFSFERIELTQITVECRAVDDVRPTAASLACLLEPHHPKQDFALVLPLDLLEQAARTKRLFNVVLGSIAGISLLVGGIGIMNIMLATVTERTREIGIRRALGAKQRDIIQQFLVETAALSTIGGLLGVGLGLLAPPVISQITGMETKSVVWAPAVAFVVAVVVGVGFGLYPARRAARMDPVEALRAE
- a CDS encoding DUF1080 domain-containing protein yields the protein MHARIFSALVVFLLQLNLAGALRAADPLALELIAADDSLAGWQYGPDAPRGWTVREGTFVASAEATPLIGGWSFGDFELAFAWTGNWHLGLLPVGDGQPWEIALGEGEGETWIDAAGDHAVAKQAVAALPDGAPHRAIVRRFGARLMLEVDGRRAVSCAVDDSLRVPRLAGQGELHGLVLDEPLGEPLFNGRDTAGWKVTSGRMWRVADGELHGGGGSNYLRTEAEFENFVFALEYKQSTGGNSGVGIRTPDGGWPSGDGMELQLYDEPLSTPLNKHSTAAIYGNMEPLARADRPDVWNRVVVRAQGRLISMWVNGRLVQHADTRLCPELKYRRLRGWVGVQNHQDPSRMRNILLRQLPDGEGPDDWRRARPEPASRRALEPWMNSQRLAEQGVAVGSSRAIQAAAGESQAVELAGPGAITALCGAATEGRVVIEIDGAAAIDCALSELSERVHAIAAAPAQLACYVPFRRAARCTFTALGTPLNLRLDHVAAPENTVPESWGDGAACERGLHSALAYRRQQLESGRHREGDEVQVVEMKQESLEPGAQLSVEFQEQSGVVVRTTLGAPLQFLRDDALWAEVYVDGESTPALAAPARWLFPGATTSKYVNFVVTEDQGLVSLLGMPFATGLRLVITNRGDEAVRNVRLHLAADGESWRTAPAIEPGLRLRGVFHRHDDAAPLALAGRGCLVGLIAEPLPDAGGPPRVAQMRVDGQPAVDGELDSLAFWGLAAAEGDQLGPFAGRAGPMIWRWFLPAPPAFEREFTLDWCADAGPCDCLLLYYGRP